The genomic interval TTACCTAAATTTTGCATGCATCATCTAAAACTGATCTAATTTTGTATAACATACCAAGTTTTGAACTGACAATGAGTTttgaattgatattttttttccactttcttaGAAAATTTACCACAAGGAACTTTGTTttagaaaaatgtaattttgaaaGAAACAGCCATTAgtccaatgtttttttatgttattgttTTACCAAGACTATGGCTAGTTTTGCACTTAGTATTataaatagaatagaatagaattaGAAAAATAACAACCACAAAACCATGTTCTGAGCGCAGTGACTGTCTGTCGACCAGTTGCATTTTGAGAAAAGCCTTCGACTACAGGTAACTAACtacagtgtgcgtgtgtgtgtgtctgtatgacATGAAAGCGAATACAGTGAGAAGCCTGGCCTTTTCAAACTAAGCATAACTATGGTCAGAGCAGGATATTTTCAGAAAAGAATGCAAGaggtctgtgtttttttttcttgctgggACATGAAAGAAACAGCTGAGGGCTTATAAATAAAGACATATTTAAAACCCTGCTGgcaggcctaagaaatatcatcTTATATTTTTGACTCCTTGGAGCCATAGAGCTACACATCTCAGGGTTTCAGAATGGAAGAACCAGCGGTATTAACAGCACAGTATTAAAGGAAAATATTGGTATAACGTTGAAGAACAAAGAATTGTGTGTAATTTTTCCTCATACGGCTTTCCAATGATGATCGTGTGAGTCATCTGTGTAACAACCATTCTGAGCTGTTTTAGTCGAAACAGTAAACACGTTACAAACCAGAGCGCTTGTACTAATTTTTACGCTAATATTATTTTCTGTCACACTGCCACGTGTACTATTGACGGGACAATTGGCTTGACCATGGCCCATAGTTTGAGCACAAGCCTAAGCCACAGCAAAGCATGCCACACATCCTTTCCCTTGTAAGGCAGCCTTTGTGGGAGACTGTATTTAGGGTAAATGGCTAATATTTAGGCACTGGAACATGTAATGTTAGATGGGCAGCTATTTTAAACAGACCTTATGAAGTACTATACATAGCGCCAACACTAAGACCACATATAGGATGGGAAAAGAGGCAGTAGTGGATGCATTTTACCCCGTCAAATTGGCCACAGATACCAATCTTTTGTCTTGACACAATTTCATCCAGATTACCTACCTTTGCAGTCTGGGGAAAACATTCTACAATGCTCCTCTTGCTATACCAGATCAAATGGATTGACTTCAACTTTGTTgatatacagttgtacctcgagatacgagcttaattcgttccgggactgagcttgtatgtcgatttactcgtaactcaaatgaacgtttcccataggaatgaactaaaaactaattaattcgttccaaccatctgaaaaaaaaaaaaaaaaaaagcaggatattggatcgggaaaaacttttttatttgttctaattcgccatctattaacaaagtaacacataactagtggtttaatagtactaaaatgtgtttaatagtattacaattagacggattttgcggaggggcgagagagagggacagagagagggggggagagagagagactttttgcacggcaacgcgctcgtaacataacataaacaaatttaaatgaacttggattacgatgcagacaaactcaaaaataagtttaaactaacattacactaaacttaattctaattttgtttataaaattttgatacctttcctcTCCCGGGTtcgctctatttgccccgcctccaccctgactttcagatgcaacctattgagggttgtttgcttttgtcttcccttcaaaatattcccaaaatgatgcacacaaatgtcctcacaataggataacgcacgaccatttgGCAATGAGAattagtatatacgccattcgcactgactaactggaaaagaaaaacactgaaaaaatgcaacgctccgcccagtgcttgtagagacattacacgagggagttgcgaccagagagacattacacgagggaattgcgaccagaaagacagtgcccatgatgttcttatgagcagcctcccgcgtccgctgtatgctcgtatatcaaaatttgtctcatatctcaagataaatatttgcccaaaaatttactcgtatctcaaatcgctCTTATTTCGGGGCACtagtatgtcggggcactcgtatgtcgaggtattactgtattgtcatTCACTAATAAATAGGTGGGGCTTTTCTCTTTCGAAGTTCTTTGAGTAAAACCTATGTTGAATGAATTGCTCAAAACAATTCAAATACAActtagaattgttttgtttgagCTACCATTACTTTGAATATCGGAGTAAACGTTACATTTCTTGTCTCACAGTCCTAACAAGTGGAAGTGGCAACCAGCCACACAGTCCACTGAAGCGCTCAGTGTCACTTACTCCACCAATGAGTGGTCCAAGCAACCATCCTATGGGTCCTGTCTGGTTGTCCCAGGAAGATCTACGTAGTAGTAGAGGCCCAGCCCCCGATCACGCTCCGCTTTCCCCCCAAAGCAGCATTGCTTCCTCAGGCAGTGGAGGAAGTGAACATCTGGAAGAGGCCAGTCTAGGAGGTTTAAGTCTTCATCGCAGTTCCTTCCATGAAGAGGGTAGCGGCATGAGGGGTGAGTCAGATGGGATTTATTTCATGCCCATTTAAACTAAGCATCGTCTTTATCAAAGGagtatagttttaaattaatgcTTGACCCAAACATGTATAAATGAAATGGCATATTATAATGTAAATGATTATTTCGGTGACCAAATTGATGGAGGTTATCAGAAGCGGAGGACCCAGCTGgcatcaaaccctcgatcttcgaactgcgaggccgacacgctaactacTCGTCCAAAGGGCCACCaggaaaaatattgatatttaaatttttaatgacACAGTTTTAATGTCTCGCATGGGAGTTTGCTGTACTGTCACTGTGGCTGTTTGTATTGTTGTTTGTTCAGACCATGCAGtcgaacaggaaaaaaaagttttgagagTCAAAGAAAGAATGGAGAGAACAGTGATACAAAAATGAATACCCACGATGCTATCTAATCTAAGAACTGTAGTTATCTCGATATGACTGCTCTTCCTGAGGGGACATCCTATGAGGAAGGAATGCTGAAGTACAAGAAAATGTAAGAGAGGTCAGTTAGGCGTGTGATAGAGTAAGTTAAGTACAATAGCAATGTGTAGTGAGGAAACAATTATTGGGATAAATCACCTATGAATATTAATGAGGCAACATCCTACTTTTAGCTATTTTATCACTAATCCTGGCATCATGAGTTTTGAATACCAGTAAGAGTCTGGTGACACCTGTCACCAATCCACTGCGGGGCGGAGAGGGCGTGACCCCTACCAATAACTCACCGTAGCTATTCACACAGATGAAGAGGACCCTGCCCCATGAGCTATGCCATAGGAAAAGTGGGACCTACCACCCTACTATGATTGCCAGGTGCCCGACTGGCAACCATTAACCCGAGACCATAAAGGGATCGTCAGCAGAGGACATTGTAGGGTATGCGGTAAAATAGGAGACCTTAGCCAGGGAGCAGTGGGTCAGCAATCCTATCCCTCATCATAGCACCCCCAAAAGAGTATGATACATgtagttcattaaaaaatggtGTGGCCGAGGCCGGACGGGCGACACAAGCACTTGACTTGATGATGCCCTCCAACGGCCCCAACATCTACATACAGTTTAATATATGATGCATTAAAATCGAGGGGTACCCCAAAGACCCTGATTGAAAATGTGattgatgaatggatggatgactggatagatggatggagaAATTTACATCTACCACATCGGTGTTTAAATCGCTAAGtttaaaaagggaatattttttaaattgcttgttTAGCACTTTTGCATCGTTTACAATCTATAAAAGTTTCAAAAAATCAACACAAGATTCTGATTGCTATAGTCTGCCCATTACCCTTTAAATGATTCCCATACCTCCTCCAAGGGGTCAGGGTTGTAGTCCCAAAGTTCCCATCCcaaatcaagaagaaaattgcatttttttggatttgCAATTAGTGGTGCGCAATGAGTGCGGTCAACGTAGTTGGGGAAATGCATGAGCTAGTCCTAAGTGTCCCGACCAATAATTAGCTGCTTTGCGATCACGCGGTTTACGCATACTGGTGTGTGCGTGCACTACGCACACTCACAGCATTTGACTTTGAACGCATGGAGAAATGCTCGCAATGTGTGTGTAAGCGTGCAGGTGCCTGTTTTTCTGCGCGCATGCATTTGCAAATTTCTTGTGCTCTACGGAGAATGGCCGAAGAAAATTACTGTCAGTAATTCTGGTTCGGCAACcaataattgatcatttttcagcataaaaataaataaatttgtattGCAAAAGCTCaactgtaaatatatttatggaaatatattgcaataattttggATCAGTAATTTTCGATCAATTATTTATTGACGACGCCtgctccccaggcttgcgtgggttttctttgggtactggttgaacactctaaattgccccttggtatgagtgtgattggttgaccGACTCATTTTTCCcagcgattggttggccaccaatttaggctgtcccccgcctcgtgaccatagttggctgggtggGATAAGCTCCCCCCGGCCCTTCTGAGGGTAAGAGATACAGGAAAATTAATGAACTCTAAGATACTATTCAAATTGGCATATATTTGTCTTATTGTAATTGTTACTCCCTATATAGACAAATTCAtctattcatcttccataccgcttaccctcacaagggtcaaggGAGACACTGGAGCCTACCCTAGCTAACcacgggcagcaggcgggggacatcctgaattggttgccagccaattgcacggcccaatgaaacagacaacccCTCACACttacaatcacactgccactgagtgagaatcaaacccagactgcccatacctaagtcaggcaaaagaaccactTCACCATGAGGTGGCATATGTACATAGACATTCAAATTGTGCTTACTCTTGTATTACATAACCATAGTCCATGACCATGAAATGCTGTGCCAATTGACCGTATTTGTGTTTGTTGCAGATGTTCCTGCATGGTTAAAGAGTCTCCGTCTTCATAAGTATGCAGCACTGTTTTCCACCATGACATATGATGAAATGATGTCGCTTACCGAGGATCAACTCGAGGCACAGGTATTTCTAATTATTGTTAACCGTTGTATTGCTAGTGCCAATACTTTTGGGGCTCAATTTATGCCTGCCTTACTAAATTAAATTCCGCGAAGAACCCATGCCAATAAATTCATGATACCGTGTGGTTAGAGGGCTCCTAAGCCTTCCTTACTTCCACGCAAAGTCTCAAACATTCATCATTACAGCTCAGTAGCTACAATTTCCTGATAACAATTCCATAGTGGCTTGTACTGTTGATTGCACTTCAGAGAATAGGTCCCATACAATTGCTCCTACAAGCACGTTGGGACGAATTAAACACAGACAAAACCAACGTCCAGAAACTGAACTAATAGGTCCTTGCTCTCTGTTGCAAGCTAGCATCTCTAGCAGATATTGTTAAATGTGTGATGGTATAGAAACTtttgggaggggaaaaaagatgaAGATACAAGAAAAGCTAAACAAGATACACACCACACACTATAACATTTCATCTCTGTCCACAAAAGCAATCAAAGAGAGCAGCATCCAAACAGTTTCTTTCTCGACACCTACTCAAGAGATGAATTAGTCTTGATCCTTTGGGtggttgtatttttatttttatttattttttgacagaaAGTCACCAAAGGAGCGCGGCACAAGATTGTTATTAGTATTCAAAAGCTGAAAGAGAGACAAAGCCTACTGCGCAGCCTAGAAAAGGTTAGTATTAGCTTGTACTCCGCCTCATGCCcctgcaactcttgtgaggataaattggAAGGAATGTGACCGAatgaatgattgacatttttgtaCAATATAATCTGGGAACAGGTCAACTCTGATTTATGATGACTAGTTAAAGTGCTAAAGGTATCATTTTTCATAATTGAAGGAAagtataccttttttttttaactcccagcctgatttaaaaaaaaagaagtaaatttCTATTATCTATACCcatagcagagctgccaacctctgccGATGCCATTTCAGGATtccccttgtcccatttccggagtttatcagGAGTGAATCCGATTCACGCAAAtcaatatgcgctgaagtcgcacaagacttgtaactcggatgattcacaatgctatcgtgttaccaaattcttccagtttacagtgcaattgaatcaagatggcagaagccgtagtgatggtgtgaatttaaatgggaaatttggtacttttccgaaatagttgcttcccccaaaaagtttaagtgacaatttttggggatttccggagtttagggagctTTTCCGAAGTCCAAGcgtttgccttgcatttccgggtaaactcctgaaattccggagtagttggcagctctgccgTAGTTCTATACCTCCTCTCTGCTAATTTGATCTCAACGGCCAATTCATAACTCCCTTGTGATAAAGTAGTAACCCTTCCTGAGTGGAGCACTATCTGCCTTTTGTCTTACGCCAATTAAGACACATAACATTCAAGACATGAAATTTGTGGAATTGTTTGTGGAAAGCAATGTTTGCGTGTTCAAAGCCTGTTCATTGACTATCAGTGCAAAACTTTGAGAAAACCTAATCCAGAAAGATGTATTGTGAGTCTGAAATCCCATCCCATTTTTCAGACCAAAACAATACAATCGCACACAAAGGCATTCCAAACTCAATGAAGGTTTAACTTTTTcagaaaaatgtaatttgttaATACATTTCCACAGCAAAATCGTTATAAAGACACCCATTGCTTAATGTTTTTGGTTTGGAAACCCCTTATTTTGAGCTAGAAATCAAATTGACCTTTggacaaatatgtttttatggaTATAAAGTAACAAATGattactttttccttttttcctttttccttgCATCTATTTTGCTCTGTACTACTTCCCACTGCCAGGATGTATTAGAGGGCAGTAATCTGCGTGTACCACTGCAAGAACTTCATCAGATGATCATGACACCTATCAAGGCTTTCAGTGGTGGTGAGGAGAAATCCTTGCAGCGCCCTCCCATGAATCCAGATTCCAAAAGCTCTACACCTGGGTCCCACCTCACTGGAGGAGGTGGAGAAGCTGAGGCAAGCTCAAGTGTCATTGCTGAGGGTGATCTACCAAGTCAGTTTACCCGTGTTATGGGAAAAGGTGAGTTAATGACCTGTTCAATGGGGAAATTGTCACTCAATACAAGTTAATCATTTCCAATCTGTATCTCAGTTTGCACTCAGCTATTGGTGTCAAGGTCAGATGAGGACAACATCAGCTCCTACCTACAACTCATTGACAAGTGTCTTATACATGAGGTAAAAATGGGTTGATACGCATTTTTGTTAATGACATTTTACTAGGTTAGATCTGctgcatatatattttttgtggtgGCTAAAACGATACTGAATAATAGACATACAGCGGGCATTTATTTATATGCCTTAAAATTTAAACATAAACTACTTTTGGACATTGGCaacattgaatttgacaatcaATTAGACTCACACACCCTACTGAACTTTCTTCTATTCTCTTGCTCATCAGTCCTTTAATGAAACTCAGAAGAAGAGGCTGCTGTCATGGAAACAACAGGTCCAGAGGCTGTTCAGATCCATTCCGAGAAAAACGCTCCTTGACATTGCCGGTTACCGACAACAGAGAaggtatgtattttttattcagtACACTTAACTCActatttacaattttcaatgtgttgattgcatttttttcaatgaaccCTATACAAGGGATAAGAGACAAAACTAAATTTCACATTTTGTCTTGTAGCATTCGTGGATTTGGTCAGTCTAACTCTCTCCCCACCACAAGCTGTGTCGGGAGCAGTGTAATGGCACGTAGAAGCCTTAGGCAGTTCCAAATGCCCTCTAGGAGCTTACCAGGGGCAAGGCTGGGCCTTCTGGGCAGCAGTGGTCTGCTGGGACCCACACctcgcagcagcagcagcacaccCACCGGACCTAAACAGGGGAGACAGGTGAGTCATACCAACTGGTAATAAGACAA from Stigmatopora argus isolate UIUO_Sarg chromosome 2, RoL_Sarg_1.0, whole genome shotgun sequence carries:
- the samd4a gene encoding protein Smaug homolog 1 isoform X1, giving the protein MMFRDQVGVLASWFKGWNECEQTVALLSLLKRVSRTQARFLQLCLEHSLADCTELQVLEADANNPEVISQWQGEAKERVISLVLNHLPLLKPGNVEAKGEYMRLLPRILAHTIERGRHLEESRQLLSYALIHPATSLEDRAALALWLNHLEERAAATGDSLERPSPSGPHHRQSTPPSTLTSSGSSTNSSSSSNPYGLHHHQRYGSDDRLNGWQSSRDSGLGGSWQQQGCENGHLPLYPSSSVPATINTLGTGGSGNAILTSGSGNQPHSPLKRSVSLTPPMSGPSNHPMGPVWLSQEDLRSSRGPAPDHAPLSPQSSIASSGSGGSEHLEEASLGGLSLHRSSFHEEGSGMRDVPAWLKSLRLHKYAALFSTMTYDEMMSLTEDQLEAQKVTKGARHKIVISIQKLKERQSLLRSLEKDVLEGSNLRVPLQELHQMIMTPIKAFSGGEEKSLQRPPMNPDSKSSTPGSHLTGGGGEAEASSSVIAEGDLPSQFTRVMGKVCTQLLVSRSDEDNISSYLQLIDKCLIHESFNETQKKRLLSWKQQVQRLFRSIPRKTLLDIAGYRQQRSIRGFGQSNSLPTTSCVGSSVMARRSLRQFQMPSRSLPGARLGLLGSSGLLGPTPRSSSSTPTGPKQGRQGLWFANPGGSNSMPSRTHSSVQRTRSLPVHTTPQTMVMFQQADLQLPVTEPDINNRLESLCLSMTEHALGDGADRTSTI